One stretch of bacterium DNA includes these proteins:
- a CDS encoding GAF domain-containing protein, whose translation MHRIAPDVLAGCPDLVSAMATAVTLVALHAPELFWVGFYRAAAGEKLIVGPYRGTLACTEIAFGRGVCGLAASTRQSVVVPDVDAFAGHIACDAASKSEIVVPVIHASGALLGVLDADSTRPGEFDDADREALAALCDLVAARASAADLAQGDVVRG comes from the coding sequence ATCTTGTCAGCGCGATGGCGACCGCGGTGACGCTTGTCGCGCTGCACGCGCCCGAGCTTTTCTGGGTCGGGTTCTATCGCGCGGCGGCGGGTGAAAAGCTCATCGTCGGCCCGTATCGCGGCACGTTGGCCTGCACGGAAATCGCGTTCGGACGCGGCGTGTGCGGGCTTGCGGCGAGCACGCGGCAGTCGGTCGTTGTGCCAGACGTTGATGCGTTTGCCGGTCATATCGCCTGCGACGCCGCGTCGAAAAGCGAGATCGTCGTGCCGGTCATCCACGCGTCCGGCGCCCTGCTCGGCGTGCTCGACGCGGACAGCACGCGCCCCGGCGAATTCGACGACGCCGACCGCGAGGCGCTGGCGGCGCTCTGCGATCTTGTCGCGGCGCGGGCATCAGCCGCCGATCTTGCGCAGGGCGACGTAGTGCGCGGGTAG